The Campylobacter sp. RM10537 genome has a segment encoding these proteins:
- a CDS encoding ABC transporter substrate-binding protein yields the protein MKKVVFLLNILIFINCSLYAKTINIGVVLPLTGSVAAYGQDVFSGIELANKLNPKLDNGDIVKLIIIDTKGDKFETTSGINRLITQDKVLGIIGETTTPNTIQAISIIEDKKIPLIAPVASGDKLLDGKKYASRVCFSDSFQGDKFATYITKDLNLKNAVIIIDQSNVYSLGLAKAFEKSLKANGGKVLKKLIISSGDKDFRAIVSQLKSLNPDFVYMPIYHPEAALIARQAKQLGFDKLLTAGDGVNNKTFIELGSSAVNGVIFTDSFDSSNPSTNRGKKFIAEYEKEKGDKNLPAFSAMGADAYYVMLHAMNACKDQLTSECINDKIHQTKNYEGVGGFISIDANGNAVRPVIIKEIQNGKQVYKTLIKP from the coding sequence ATGAAAAAAGTAGTTTTTTTGTTAAATATACTTATTTTTATAAATTGTAGTTTATATGCAAAAACAATTAATATAGGCGTTGTTTTACCATTAACAGGATCAGTGGCTGCTTATGGACAAGATGTTTTTAGTGGGATTGAACTTGCTAATAAATTAAATCCAAAGCTTGATAATGGCGATATAGTTAAATTAATTATAATTGACACTAAAGGTGATAAATTTGAAACAACGAGTGGTATTAATCGTTTAATTACTCAAGATAAAGTTTTAGGTATTATTGGAGAAACTACTACACCAAATACAATTCAAGCAATTTCTATTATTGAAGATAAAAAAATTCCTCTTATAGCTCCAGTAGCCTCAGGGGATAAACTTTTAGATGGTAAGAAGTATGCTTCTCGCGTTTGCTTTAGCGATAGTTTCCAAGGTGATAAATTTGCAACTTATATTACTAAAGATCTAAATTTAAAAAATGCTGTTATTATAATCGATCAAAGTAATGTTTATTCTTTGGGTTTAGCAAAGGCTTTTGAAAAATCTTTAAAAGCCAATGGCGGAAAAGTTTTAAAAAAATTAATAATCAGCTCGGGAGATAAAGATTTTAGGGCTATAGTATCGCAATTAAAGAGTTTAAATCCTGATTTTGTTTATATGCCAATTTATCATCCAGAGGCAGCTTTAATAGCTAGACAAGCTAAGCAACTAGGATTTGATAAACTATTAACCGCAGGAGATGGGGTTAATAATAAAACTTTTATAGAATTAGGATCTAGTGCTGTTAATGGTGTGATTTTTACTGATAGTTTTGATTCTAGTAATCCTTCGACAAATCGTGGCAAAAAATTTATTGCAGAATATGAAAAAGAAAAAGGGGATAAAAATCTTCCTGCTTTCTCAGCAATGGGTGCTGATGCTTATTATGTAATGCTTCATGCTATGAATGCTTGCAAAGATCAACTAACAAGTGAGTGTATTAATGATAAAATTCATCAAACTAAAAATTATGAAGGTGTTGGAGGTTTTATAAGTATTGATGCTAATGGAAATGCTGTTCGTCCTGTTATTATAAAAGAAATTCAAAATGGCAAACAGGTTTATAAAACTTTGATAAAACCTTAG
- the flgP gene encoding LPP20 family lipoprotein, whose protein sequence is MKKNFMMLVVAGIFVGCVPSTNRVAGKNASNTSVNSQTPEIIVQKVDKDDVRDIIKQEKMLAPDTTDSELSFTAVGEGIAPMNTVSTAQALALAKRAAITDAYRQLASKLYGVKVNGKDTVKDAMLRSSTITAQVNGLIKNASIIDENFNQGLYRVNVELKIDADKWKELFAY, encoded by the coding sequence ATGAAAAAGAATTTTATGATGCTAGTTGTAGCAGGAATTTTTGTTGGCTGTGTACCAAGCACTAATAGAGTAGCTGGTAAGAATGCAAGTAATACTTCTGTAAATTCTCAGACTCCAGAAATTATTGTACAAAAAGTTGATAAAGATGATGTGCGTGATATCATCAAGCAAGAAAAAATGTTAGCTCCTGATACAACTGATAGTGAGCTTAGCTTTACTGCTGTTGGGGAAGGTATTGCTCCAATGAATACTGTTTCTACGGCTCAAGCACTTGCATTAGCAAAAAGAGCTGCTATTACAGATGCTTATCGACAACTTGCAAGTAAGCTTTATGGTGTGAAAGTAAATGGTAAAGATACTGTTAAAGATGCTATGCTTAGAAGTTCAACTATTACTGCTCAAGTAAATGGATTGATTAAAAATGCAAGTATTATTGATGAAAATTTCAATCAAGGTCTTTATAGAGTAAATGTAGAACTTAAAATCGATGCAGACAAGTGGAAAGAATTATTTGCTTATTGA
- a CDS encoding ComF family protein, translated as MKCLNCGGFTLLCFCDSCSQELSDFSLGIRVLEDNFKVYSFYKYHEIKHLLHSKHHFYGYFVFHFLAKLSFAKFKRFFSPNEKINVIALDDKVENLLYSHSAILAKYLKTQFIKPIFGALHSQNSLRYSGKSLIYRQKNKRNFKLLKRISYPVILVDDIVTSGSSLLEAKKFLEKNKISVLFALVLADAKV; from the coding sequence TTGAAGTGTTTAAATTGCGGAGGTTTTACTCTGCTTTGTTTTTGCGATAGTTGTTCTCAAGAATTATCTGATTTTTCTCTAGGGATAAGAGTTCTTGAGGATAATTTTAAAGTATATTCTTTTTATAAATATCATGAGATAAAGCATTTATTGCACTCCAAACATCATTTTTATGGTTATTTTGTCTTTCATTTTTTAGCAAAACTTAGTTTTGCTAAATTTAAACGCTTCTTTTCTCCTAATGAAAAAATCAATGTTATAGCTTTGGATGATAAAGTAGAAAATTTACTTTATTCTCATTCGGCTATTTTAGCCAAATACTTAAAAACTCAATTTATTAAACCTATATTTGGAGCTTTGCATTCTCAAAATTCTTTAAGATATTCTGGAAAAAGTTTAATATATAGGCAAAAAAATAAAAGAAATTTCAAACTTTTAAAAAGAATTTCTTATCCTGTAATTTTAGTGGATGATATTGTAACTTCAGGTTCTAGTTTATTGGAGGCTAAAAAATTTTTAGAAAAAAATAAAATTTCTGTTCTTTTTGCTCTTGTTTTAGCTGATGCAAAAGTTTAA
- a CDS encoding pyruvate ferredoxin oxidoreductase, translating to MKVILFFILMMVYLNICNASALDEILKDVEVSGVIRYTYGTSKGKNIHGYNFNKNDINMSKIN from the coding sequence ATGAAAGTAATATTATTTTTTATTTTAATGATGGTTTATTTAAATATTTGTAATGCATCAGCTTTGGATGAAATTTTGAAAGATGTTGAAGTGTCTGGAGTTATACGTTATACTTATGGAACTTCAAAGGGTAAAAATATCCATGGTTATAATTTTAATAAAAATGATATTAATATGAGTAAAATAAATTAA
- a CDS encoding sigma-54-dependent transcriptional regulator, whose translation MNLVIVEDDINMRKSLEIALSEYEEFKIKSYKSATEALKKIDSNTDLIITDINMPGMDGLEFVKACENKYDFIIMTGNATLNRAIEAMRLGVKDFLTKPFDIETLVEAIKRAKIIRQKTSDKKSKSQNTHKNTGFFSTSEKLEQTLNLSKKAAKTDASVMFFGESGVGKEVFSRFIHENSQRFDKPFVAINMAAIPANLIESELFGFEKGAFTDANATKIGLFEMANGGTLFLDEIGEMPYEIQAKLLRALQEKEIVRLGSTKNVKIDVRIISATNANLDEKIKNGDFRSDLYYRLNTIPINIPPLRERKEEILEIANKVLEQTCQEYNFENKCLSKEAEKTLLEYNYPGNIRELISIVQRACILSEGDKILSQDLFLEARTFKKDVKQMEKELLEQILQEECFDKQKAADKLGMSAEVLEKKIEQYKIKE comes from the coding sequence ATGAATTTAGTGATTGTAGAAGATGATATTAATATGAGAAAATCTCTAGAAATAGCTTTAAGCGAATATGAGGAATTTAAAATCAAATCTTATAAATCAGCTACTGAAGCACTTAAAAAAATTGATTCTAATACGGACTTGATTATTACAGATATAAATATGCCTGGAATGGATGGTCTTGAATTTGTTAAAGCTTGTGAAAATAAATATGATTTTATTATTATGACAGGGAATGCAACCTTAAATCGTGCTATTGAGGCTATGCGTCTTGGGGTTAAAGACTTTTTAACCAAGCCTTTTGATATAGAAACTTTAGTTGAGGCTATTAAGCGTGCAAAGATCATACGTCAAAAAACTTCTGATAAAAAATCTAAAAGTCAAAATACTCATAAGAATACAGGTTTTTTTTCTACATCTGAAAAGCTAGAACAAACTTTAAATTTAAGTAAAAAAGCAGCAAAAACAGATGCTTCGGTTATGTTTTTTGGAGAAAGTGGAGTAGGCAAAGAAGTTTTTTCTCGTTTTATTCATGAAAATTCGCAACGTTTTGATAAACCTTTTGTAGCTATCAATATGGCAGCAATCCCTGCTAATTTAATAGAAAGTGAATTGTTCGGATTTGAAAAAGGAGCCTTTACAGATGCTAATGCTACTAAAATAGGACTTTTTGAAATGGCTAATGGGGGAACTTTATTTTTAGATGAAATTGGAGAAATGCCTTATGAAATACAAGCAAAACTTTTAAGAGCCCTACAAGAAAAAGAGATTGTTAGACTTGGAAGTACTAAAAATGTTAAAATCGATGTAAGAATTATAAGTGCAACCAATGCTAATTTAGATGAAAAAATAAAAAATGGGGATTTTAGATCAGATCTTTATTATCGTTTAAATACCATTCCTATAAATATACCACCTTTAAGAGAGCGCAAAGAAGAGATTTTAGAAATCGCTAATAAAGTTCTTGAGCAAACTTGTCAAGAGTATAATTTTGAAAATAAATGTTTAAGCAAGGAAGCTGAAAAAACTTTATTAGAATATAATTATCCAGGCAATATAAGAGAACTTATTTCTATAGTGCAACGTGCTTGTATTTTAAGTGAAGGGGATAAAATTTTATCTCAAGATTTATTTTTAGAAGCTAGAACTTTTAAAAAAGATGTAAAACAAATGGAAAAAGAATTATTGGAACAAATTTTACAAGAAGAATGTTTTGATAAACAAAAAGCAGCGGATAAACTTGGAATGAGTGCTGAAGTTTTAGAGAAAAAAATTGAACAATATAAAATAAAGGAATAA
- a CDS encoding ABC transporter substrate-binding protein, with translation MSKKIILIAFLILNLEAKDINLGVVLPLSGSTAAYGQSALDGIEIANKMQGTLQNGDKIKLVVLDTKGDKIESSSAATRLVTQDKVLGIIGEMITANTLQVMRVAEENKIPLIAPAATGDKLLENKQYSSRVCFMDSFQGSSLAKYVSEKFGFKKAVVVVDQSTDYSLGLAKAFEKEFKAKGGKILKVLRINSGDKDFRAIITQIKILNPDFIYLPLYYSEAALFARQSKIIGLNTPMGSADGVADATFIKLAKEASNNYIFTDSFDSYNPVTKLGKDFILAYEKEKKDKDVPAFSAMGADAYFVMLHAMNACKDQLTSECINDKIHQTKNYEGVSGIISIDKNGNAIRSIIVKEIKDQKPIYKDIINP, from the coding sequence ATGAGTAAAAAAATAATTTTAATTGCATTTTTAATTTTAAATTTAGAAGCAAAGGATATTAATTTAGGGGTAGTTTTGCCTTTAAGTGGATCTACGGCAGCTTATGGACAAAGTGCCTTAGATGGTATTGAGATCGCAAATAAGATGCAAGGAACTTTGCAAAATGGCGATAAGATTAAATTGGTGGTTTTAGATACTAAAGGTGATAAAATAGAATCTTCAAGTGCTGCAACTCGTCTTGTTACTCAAGATAAGGTATTAGGTATCATTGGTGAGATGATTACTGCTAATACTTTGCAAGTGATGAGGGTGGCTGAAGAGAATAAAATTCCATTGATCGCGCCTGCAGCAACTGGAGATAAACTTTTGGAAAATAAACAATATTCTAGTAGAGTGTGTTTTATGGATAGTTTTCAAGGTTCTTCTTTGGCAAAATATGTTAGTGAAAAATTTGGTTTTAAAAAAGCAGTTGTAGTAGTAGATCAAAGTACTGATTATTCTTTAGGTTTAGCAAAAGCTTTTGAAAAAGAATTTAAAGCAAAAGGTGGAAAAATCTTAAAAGTGTTAAGAATAAATTCAGGAGATAAAGATTTTAGAGCTATAATAACTCAGATTAAAATTTTAAATCCGGATTTTATTTACTTACCGCTTTATTATAGCGAAGCGGCTTTATTTGCAAGACAGTCAAAAATTATAGGCTTAAACACTCCTATGGGTTCTGCTGATGGTGTTGCAGATGCAACTTTTATAAAATTAGCAAAAGAAGCGTCTAATAATTATATTTTTACCGACAGTTTTGATTCTTATAATCCTGTGACAAAATTAGGTAAAGATTTTATTTTAGCCTATGAAAAAGAGAAAAAAGATAAAGATGTTCCTGCTTTCTCAGCAATGGGTGCTGATGCATATTTTGTAATGCTTCATGCTATGAATGCTTGCAAAGATCAACTAACAAGTGAGTGTATTAATGATAAAATTCATCAAACTAAAAATTATGAAGGCGTTTCTGGAATTATCAGTATTGATAAAAATGGTAATGCTATTCGTTCTATAATTGTAAAAGAAATTAAAGATCAAAAACCAATATATAAAGATATAATAAATCCTTAG
- a CDS encoding YqhA family protein: MLEKIFEFLLIKSRIVTILPVIFGLIGAFVLFIIASYDVFKVILYTYNYFFGLNANIDLHEDVVALIIGAVDLYLMALVLFIFSFGVYELFISEIEEFKQMKQSKVLEVHSLDQLKDKLAKVIIMVLIVNFFQRVLQMKFSTPMDMTFLAGSILALCLGLYFLHKGNH, encoded by the coding sequence ATGCTAGAAAAAATTTTTGAATTTTTGTTGATTAAGAGTCGTATTGTTACCATTTTACCTGTGATATTTGGTTTAATAGGTGCTTTTGTACTTTTTATTATTGCAAGTTATGATGTTTTTAAGGTGATTTTGTATACTTATAATTATTTTTTTGGTTTAAATGCAAATATTGACTTGCACGAAGATGTTGTTGCTTTGATTATAGGAGCTGTAGATCTTTATTTGATGGCTTTAGTTTTATTTATTTTTTCTTTCGGTGTTTATGAGCTTTTTATTAGCGAAATTGAAGAATTTAAGCAAATGAAACAAAGTAAAGTTTTGGAAGTACATAGTTTAGATCAACTTAAAGATAAATTAGCAAAAGTTATTATTATGGTTTTAATTGTAAACTTTTTTCAAAGAGTTTTGCAAATGAAATTTTCAACACCTATGGATATGACTTTTTTAGCAGGTTCTATTTTAGCACTTTGTTTAGGTCTTTATTTTTTACATAAAGGAAATCATTAA
- the mapA gene encoding outer membrane lipoprotein MapA, whose amino-acid sequence MIKKCLLFTLVVLFLNSCASKNTFDQVNQISKNSACSPCESPSGYEAKIKGLLYISDIGIECCANKRTLDTAVALKKVYLHRFYDLKEDQKVFFAKNQKLYVDLDFNAVFYVYLKQELQARGIVVLDDNSADSPYVTKVDLAFSKYSARQDGTGLHSKLVGVLNLSDVNKNRKFTLRTKQDVQGFENLKDVPFYTHLLIKQMANKAASIISEL is encoded by the coding sequence ATGATTAAAAAGTGTCTACTTTTTACCCTTGTAGTTTTATTTTTAAATTCTTGTGCTAGCAAGAATACTTTTGATCAAGTTAATCAAATTTCTAAAAATTCAGCATGCAGCCCTTGTGAGAGTCCAAGTGGCTATGAGGCTAAAATAAAAGGCCTTTTATATATTAGTGATATTGGAATTGAGTGCTGTGCCAATAAGCGTACTTTAGATACTGCAGTAGCTTTGAAAAAAGTTTATTTGCATCGCTTTTATGATTTAAAAGAGGATCAAAAAGTATTTTTTGCAAAAAATCAAAAATTATATGTAGATTTAGATTTTAATGCTGTTTTTTATGTTTATTTGAAACAAGAGCTTCAAGCTAGAGGTATTGTAGTACTTGATGATAATAGTGCAGATTCTCCTTATGTAACTAAAGTTGATCTTGCTTTTTCCAAATATAGCGCAAGACAAGATGGCACAGGATTGCATTCAAAACTTGTAGGAGTTTTAAATTTAAGCGATGTGAATAAAAATAGAAAATTTACCTTACGTACAAAACAAGATGTGCAAGGTTTTGAAAATTTAAAAGATGTTCCATTTTATACACATTTACTAATAAAACAAATGGCTAATAAAGCGGCAAGTATTATTTCAGAGCTTTGA
- a CDS encoding c-type cytochrome, translating to MIFRLFFASSIFMVALFGVSLKSIFGYTFDANKKYNLIEAKKIYFNNKCNICHGDNGEKSSPRFKALKDMSAEEIKTALMGYTLDNASTMTSQMALYAKNLSHDDMDNIIAYIKGGDFALDLQVKDLIEKEPPKKTEHNIFLK from the coding sequence ATGATTTTTCGTTTATTTTTTGCAAGTTCTATTTTTATGGTAGCACTTTTTGGCGTTAGCTTAAAATCTATTTTTGGCTATACTTTTGATGCTAATAAAAAATATAATTTAATTGAAGCCAAAAAGATTTATTTTAATAATAAATGCAATATCTGTCATGGTGATAATGGCGAAAAAAGTAGTCCTCGCTTTAAAGCATTAAAAGATATGTCTGCAGAAGAAATTAAAACAGCTTTAATGGGTTATACTTTAGATAATGCTTCTACTATGACTTCTCAAATGGCCTTATATGCTAAAAATTTAAGTCATGATGATATGGATAATATTATCGCTTATATTAAAGGAGGTGATTTTGCTCTTGATTTACAAGTTAAAGATTTGATAGAAAAGGAACCTCCTAAAAAAACTGAGCATAATATTTTTTTAAAATAA
- a CDS encoding aspartate-semialdehyde dehydrogenase, which translates to MAKKQKIAIVGATGAVGEELLNVLEELEFPVESILPLASAKSVGDEIEFKGKIYRVKELKEDTFKENPVDIAFFSAGGNISKQYAQFAVECGAVVIDNTSHFRMDKDVPLVVPECNFEDIKDWKKTGIIANPNCSTIQMVHVLKPLDNVFDLKRVDVSTYQASSGAGKEGMQELVEGMQSFFAFKLDEFKAQTFPYTLALNLIPQIDEFTDSGYTKEELKMINETQKILHKKLQISATCVRVPVLRSHSESITMHFNQEVDIAKVYQILKKAPNIVVLDDPKNKKYPMPLTTSDTNETYVGRIRLDQYDKKILHLWCVADQIRVGAATNAVRIAQKWLELKK; encoded by the coding sequence ATGGCAAAAAAACAAAAAATAGCCATAGTTGGTGCAACTGGTGCTGTTGGAGAAGAGCTTTTAAATGTTTTAGAAGAACTTGAATTTCCAGTTGAGAGCATCTTACCTTTAGCGAGTGCTAAAAGTGTAGGTGATGAGATAGAATTTAAAGGAAAAATTTATAGAGTAAAAGAATTAAAAGAAGATACTTTTAAAGAAAATCCAGTAGATATTGCTTTTTTTAGTGCAGGAGGAAATATAAGTAAGCAATATGCACAATTTGCTGTTGAGTGCGGAGCTGTAGTTATTGATAACACAAGTCATTTTAGAATGGATAAAGATGTTCCTTTAGTCGTTCCAGAATGTAATTTTGAGGATATTAAAGATTGGAAAAAAACAGGGATTATTGCAAATCCAAATTGCTCAACGATACAAATGGTACATGTTTTAAAACCTCTAGATAATGTCTTTGATCTCAAACGAGTAGATGTTAGCACTTATCAAGCTTCTAGTGGGGCAGGTAAGGAAGGAATGCAAGAATTAGTTGAAGGAATGCAAAGTTTTTTTGCTTTTAAATTAGATGAGTTTAAAGCCCAAACTTTTCCATATACTTTGGCTTTAAATTTAATTCCGCAAATTGATGAATTTACAGATAGTGGTTATACTAAAGAAGAATTAAAAATGATTAATGAAACTCAAAAAATTTTACATAAAAAACTTCAAATTTCAGCAACCTGTGTAAGAGTTCCAGTTCTTAGAAGCCATAGTGAATCCATTACTATGCATTTTAATCAAGAAGTTGATATTGCTAAAGTATATCAAATTTTAAAAAAGGCTCCAAATATTGTTGTTTTAGATGATCCAAAAAATAAAAAATATCCTATGCCATTAACTACAAGTGATACTAATGAAACTTATGTTGGAAGAATTCGCCTTGATCAATATGATAAAAAAATATTACATTTATGGTGTGTTGCTGATCAAATTCGTGTGGGAGCGGCTACCAATGCTGTTAGAATTGCTCAAAAATGGCTAGAGTTGAAAAAGTAG
- the gyrA gene encoding DNA gyrase subunit A has translation MENIFNKDSDIEIVDIENSIKSSYLDYSMSVIIGRALPDARDGLKPVHRRILYAMNDLGVGSRSAYKKSARIVGDVIGKYHPHGDTAVYDALVRMAQDFSMRYPTIDGQGNFGSIDGDGAAAMRYTEARMTILAEELLRDIDKDTVDFIPNYDDSMNEPDVLPARVPNLLLNGSSGIAVGMATNIPPHSLNELVDGLLYLLDNKNATLEELMQFIKGPDFPTGGIIYGKKGIIEAYRTGRGRVKIRAKTHIEKKSNKDIIVIDELPYQTNKARLIEQIADLVKEKQIEGISEVRDESDREGIRVVIELKREAMSEIVLNNLFKSTTMESTFGVIMLAIHNKEPKIFSLSELLNLFLTHRKTVIIRRTIFELQKARARAHILEGLTIALDNIDDVIALIKNSPDNTSARDSLMAKFGLSEIQANAILDMKLGRLTGLEREKIENELAELMKEIARLDEILKSEKLLEDLIRDELKEIKAKFDVPRITQIEDDYDDIDVEDLIPNENMVVTITHRGYIKRVPSKQYEKQKRGGKGKLAVTTYDDDFIESFFTANTHDTLMFVTDRGQLYWLKVYKIPEGSRTAKGKAVVNLINLQADEKIMAIIPTTDFDQSKSLCFFTKNGIVKRTNLSEYQNIRSVGVKAINLDENDELVTAIIVQRDDEEFPLESADCLDNFDTESEIENEESLEEETKGKMLFAVTKKGMCIKFPLAKVREIGRVSRGVTAIKFKEKNDELVGAVVIENDEQEILSISAKGIGKRTNAGEYRLQSRGGKGVICMKLTDKTKELISVVIVDECMDLMALTSSGKMIRVDMQSIRKAGRNTSGVIVVNVENDEVVSIAKCPKEEIDEENSDDSPDLNLE, from the coding sequence ATGGAAAATATTTTTAACAAAGATTCTGATATTGAGATTGTCGATATAGAAAATTCCATTAAAAGTAGTTATTTAGATTATTCTATGAGCGTTATTATAGGTCGTGCCCTTCCTGATGCAAGAGACGGTTTAAAACCTGTACATAGAAGAATTCTTTATGCTATGAATGATCTTGGTGTTGGGAGTCGTAGTGCCTATAAGAAATCTGCGCGTATTGTTGGGGATGTGATCGGTAAATATCATCCACATGGCGATACTGCTGTTTATGATGCCTTAGTAAGAATGGCTCAAGATTTTTCTATGCGATATCCAACTATAGATGGACAAGGAAACTTTGGGTCTATAGATGGAGATGGCGCTGCTGCAATGCGTTATACAGAAGCTAGAATGACAATTTTAGCTGAGGAGCTTTTGCGTGATATTGATAAAGATACAGTAGATTTTATTCCAAATTATGATGATTCTATGAATGAACCCGATGTTTTACCTGCTAGAGTTCCAAATTTATTACTTAATGGATCTAGTGGTATTGCAGTGGGTATGGCAACCAATATTCCTCCGCATAGTTTAAATGAATTAGTTGATGGTCTTTTATATTTGCTTGATAATAAAAATGCCACCTTGGAAGAATTAATGCAATTTATCAAAGGTCCTGATTTTCCAACCGGTGGTATTATATATGGTAAAAAAGGTATTATTGAAGCTTATAGAACAGGACGTGGCCGCGTAAAGATTAGAGCAAAAACTCATATAGAGAAGAAGTCAAATAAAGATATTATTGTTATAGATGAACTTCCTTACCAAACTAATAAAGCAAGATTGATAGAACAAATTGCTGATCTTGTAAAAGAAAAACAAATTGAAGGAATTTCTGAAGTTAGAGATGAGAGCGATAGAGAAGGAATTCGTGTTGTTATAGAACTTAAACGCGAAGCAATGAGTGAAATTGTTTTAAATAATCTTTTTAAATCCACAACAATGGAAAGCACTTTTGGTGTGATTATGCTTGCTATCCATAATAAAGAACCTAAGATTTTTTCTTTAAGCGAGCTTTTAAATCTTTTTTTAACTCACAGAAAAACAGTTATTATTAGAAGAACTATTTTTGAACTTCAAAAAGCAAGGGCAAGAGCCCATATCTTAGAAGGTCTTACTATTGCGCTTGATAATATTGATGATGTAATAGCTTTGATTAAAAATAGTCCAGACAATACTAGTGCAAGAGATTCTTTAATGGCTAAATTTGGCTTAAGTGAAATTCAAGCTAATGCTATTTTAGATATGAAACTAGGACGTTTAACAGGACTTGAAAGAGAAAAAATTGAAAATGAACTTGCAGAACTCATGAAAGAAATTGCAAGATTAGATGAAATTTTAAAAAGTGAAAAATTACTCGAAGATTTAATTCGTGATGAATTGAAAGAAATTAAAGCTAAATTTGATGTACCACGCATTACTCAAATAGAAGATGATTATGATGATATAGATGTAGAGGATTTAATTCCAAATGAGAATATGGTGGTTACTATAACTCATCGTGGTTATATTAAACGTGTTCCAAGCAAGCAGTATGAAAAACAAAAACGTGGCGGAAAGGGTAAGCTTGCTGTTACAACTTATGATGATGATTTTATAGAAAGTTTCTTTACAGCGAATACTCATGATACTTTAATGTTTGTAACCGATCGAGGTCAGCTTTATTGGCTTAAAGTTTATAAAATTCCAGAAGGATCAAGAACCGCTAAAGGAAAAGCCGTTGTTAATTTGATTAATTTGCAAGCTGACGAAAAAATTATGGCAATTATTCCGACCACTGATTTTGATCAAAGTAAATCTTTGTGTTTCTTTACGAAAAATGGTATTGTTAAGCGTACTAATTTAAGTGAATATCAAAATATACGTAGCGTTGGTGTAAAAGCAATTAATTTAGATGAAAATGATGAGTTAGTTACTGCAATTATTGTTCAAAGAGATGATGAAGAATTTCCTTTAGAATCAGCTGATTGTTTGGATAATTTTGATACAGAAAGCGAAATAGAAAATGAGGAATCATTAGAAGAAGAAACAAAAGGAAAGATGCTTTTTGCAGTTACAAAAAAAGGAATGTGTATCAAATTTCCTCTTGCAAAAGTACGTGAAATTGGTCGCGTAAGTCGTGGAGTAACAGCTATTAAATTTAAAGAAAAAAATGATGAATTAGTAGGTGCTGTTGTTATAGAAAATGATGAACAAGAAATTTTAAGTATTAGTGCTAAAGGTATAGGAAAACGTACAAATGCTGGAGAATATAGACTTCAAAGCAGGGGAGGTAAGGGTGTTATTTGTATGAAACTCACTGATAAGACTAAAGAACTCATTAGTGTGGTGATTGTAGATGAATGTATGGATTTGATGGCACTTACAAGTAGTGGAAAAATGATCCGTGTTGATATGCAAAGCATTCGAAAAGCCGGACGCAATACAAGTGGAGTTATTGTTGTTAACGTAGAAAATGATGAAGTTGTTAGCATTGCTAAATGTCCTAAGGAAGAAATAGATGAGGAAAATAGCGATGACAGTCCAGATTTAAATTTAGAATAA